The following are encoded in a window of Francisella tularensis subsp. tularensis genomic DNA:
- a CDS encoding thiamine diphosphokinase, with protein MSEAILFLNGKVDLCFCEKYIEDNFAKLDIFCADGAYQKVKESLHLNSKIKKVIGDFDSFTLSEDGLFLIDTDQYSTDFEKSLNYLISLGALKVFVFGASEGEMDHFLCNISIAKNYKQKIEIEFIDIYSRYFFIPKKFAVSGVVGKMFSVMPFGYAENIYYNGLRYPLSGESLSIDTNTGARNYATEDKVEISYSSGDILLFISHRKYKDRLDAIL; from the coding sequence ATGTCTGAAGCGATACTTTTTCTAAATGGTAAAGTAGATTTGTGTTTTTGTGAGAAATATATCGAAGATAATTTTGCAAAACTTGATATATTTTGTGCTGATGGGGCTTATCAAAAAGTTAAAGAATCATTACATTTAAATTCAAAAATAAAAAAAGTAATTGGAGATTTTGATTCATTTACTTTATCAGAAGATGGTTTGTTTTTAATTGATACTGATCAATATTCGACTGATTTTGAGAAATCTTTGAATTATTTAATCTCTCTTGGGGCTTTAAAGGTTTTTGTATTTGGCGCTTCTGAGGGTGAGATGGATCATTTTTTATGCAATATTAGTATTGCTAAAAACTATAAGCAAAAGATAGAGATTGAGTTTATAGATATTTATTCAAGATACTTCTTTATACCTAAAAAGTTTGCTGTAAGCGGTGTTGTTGGTAAGATGTTTTCTGTTATGCCTTTTGGATATGCAGAAAATATATATTATAATGGTTTAAGGTATCCTTTAAGCGGCGAGAGCTTAAGTATAGATACTAATACAGGTGCAAGAAATTATGCTACAGAGGATAAGGTTGAGATATCTTATTCAAGTGGAGATATTTTGTTGTTTATATCACATAGAAAATATAAGGATAGATTAGATGCTATTTTGTGA
- the uvrA gene encoding excinuclease ABC subunit UvrA: protein MKKIIVKGAKTHNLKNIDVEIPRYKLTVITGLSGSGKSSLAFDTLYAEGQRRYVESLSSYARQFLSMMDKPDVEHIEGLSPAISIDQKTTSHNPRSTVGTVTEIYDYLRVFFARAGTPKCPIHQIELKAQTISQMVDKILEFDEDSRLMILAPIISQKKGTHHTLLDKILAQGYVRVRINDEFYNLDEDYPELDRYKKHNIDVVIDRFKPKKENEQRIAESIETALDLGNGIVKLADMANQTGDDILFSSKHACPLCDFALKELSPRIFSFNSPLGACSSCDGLGVKEFFDEQKVVIDPSISLKHGAIVKWNKTNQYYFSQLESLATHYKFSLDERFEKLPKRIQEIILYGSGDEAIVMSVDSIRGGRQTRIKPFEGVIPHFERRYYESDSDMVKKDLYELMSNLECKSCNGARINEYARNIFIADKNIADVCALPIDELLKWLDSLKFVGQQQVIAENLLKEIKLRVEFLANVGLEYLSLARQADTLSGGEAQRIRLASQIGAGLVGVMYILDEPSIGLHQRDNQRLLDALHNLKNLGNTVIVVEHDEDAIRQADYIIDMGPMAGVHGGEVVAAGGYETILKSKKSLTADYLSGRRKIEVPKTRLKASKNRYLEISGAVGNNLQGDNLKIPLGALTCVTGVSGSGKSTLINRTLYPLASRLLNRSILVPMQYTSHKGFNHLDKVIDIDQSPIGRTPRSNPATYTGVFTPIRELFAATSEARARGYSAGRFSFNVRGGRCEACQGDGVIKVEMHFLADVYVACDVCQGKRYNRETLAVQYKGKNIYEVLEMTVEEALEFYDAVPSIKTKLEALMNVGLSYIKLGQSATTLSGGEAQRVKLAKELSKRSTGKTLYILDEPTTGLHFYDIHQLLKVIMDLRDKGNTVVIIEHNLDVIKMADWLVDLGPEGGSKGGQIIFEGTPEDIINCKKSYTGKYLKDLL, encoded by the coding sequence ATGAAAAAAATTATCGTCAAGGGCGCAAAAACCCACAACCTAAAAAATATTGATGTTGAGATACCACGGTATAAGCTAACTGTTATCACAGGATTAAGTGGCTCTGGTAAATCTTCATTAGCTTTTGATACTCTATATGCTGAAGGGCAAAGAAGGTATGTTGAGTCATTATCTTCATATGCAAGACAGTTTTTGTCGATGATGGATAAACCAGATGTTGAGCATATAGAAGGCCTTTCTCCAGCTATTTCAATAGATCAAAAAACAACATCTCATAATCCAAGATCTACAGTTGGAACTGTAACAGAGATATATGATTATCTGCGAGTGTTTTTTGCACGAGCTGGTACACCAAAATGTCCGATACATCAAATAGAATTGAAGGCTCAAACTATCAGCCAAATGGTTGATAAAATTTTGGAATTTGATGAAGATTCAAGATTGATGATACTAGCACCAATTATTTCTCAAAAAAAAGGTACACACCATACTTTATTAGATAAGATATTAGCACAAGGATATGTTCGTGTGCGTATAAATGACGAGTTTTATAACCTTGATGAAGATTATCCTGAATTGGATCGTTATAAAAAACATAATATTGATGTCGTTATTGATAGATTTAAACCCAAAAAAGAGAACGAACAACGTATCGCTGAATCAATAGAAACAGCTTTAGACCTTGGTAATGGTATTGTTAAATTAGCAGATATGGCAAATCAAACTGGCGATGATATCTTATTTTCATCAAAGCATGCTTGTCCTTTGTGTGATTTTGCACTTAAAGAATTATCACCAAGAATTTTTTCTTTTAACAGTCCGTTGGGGGCTTGTAGTAGTTGTGATGGACTTGGTGTTAAAGAATTTTTTGATGAGCAAAAGGTTGTTATAGATCCATCAATTTCACTTAAGCATGGAGCTATAGTTAAGTGGAATAAAACTAATCAATACTATTTTTCTCAATTAGAGTCTTTAGCAACACACTACAAATTTTCTTTAGATGAGCGGTTTGAGAAGCTACCTAAAAGAATTCAAGAAATAATCTTATATGGTTCTGGTGATGAGGCTATCGTAATGAGTGTTGATTCTATCAGAGGAGGTAGACAAACTCGTATTAAACCTTTTGAGGGTGTTATACCTCATTTTGAACGCAGATATTATGAGTCTGACTCAGATATGGTTAAAAAAGATCTTTATGAGCTTATGAGTAACCTTGAATGTAAGTCTTGTAATGGTGCGAGAATTAATGAATATGCACGCAATATATTTATTGCTGATAAAAATATAGCTGATGTTTGTGCTTTGCCTATTGATGAGTTATTAAAGTGGTTGGATAGTCTAAAGTTTGTCGGTCAACAACAAGTTATCGCAGAGAATTTACTCAAAGAGATTAAACTAAGAGTAGAGTTTTTAGCAAATGTTGGGCTAGAGTATTTAAGCTTAGCAAGGCAAGCTGATACTCTCTCTGGTGGTGAGGCTCAGCGTATTCGTTTAGCAAGTCAGATAGGCGCTGGTCTTGTTGGTGTGATGTATATATTAGATGAGCCATCGATCGGTCTTCATCAAAGGGATAATCAACGTTTGCTTGATGCTTTACATAACCTTAAAAATCTAGGTAATACTGTAATCGTTGTTGAGCATGATGAGGATGCGATTCGTCAAGCAGATTATATAATCGATATGGGACCAATGGCAGGTGTACATGGTGGTGAGGTAGTTGCTGCTGGTGGTTATGAAACGATACTCAAGAGTAAAAAGTCTTTAACTGCAGATTATTTAAGTGGTCGTAGAAAAATTGAAGTTCCAAAAACTAGGCTAAAAGCTAGTAAAAATCGTTATCTAGAAATAAGTGGTGCGGTCGGTAATAATCTTCAAGGAGATAATCTTAAAATCCCTCTAGGGGCATTGACATGTGTGACAGGTGTCTCAGGGTCAGGTAAATCAACGCTGATAAATAGAACTTTATATCCTTTGGCTTCTCGTTTACTAAACAGAAGTATTTTAGTACCAATGCAGTATACCTCACATAAAGGTTTTAATCACCTTGATAAGGTTATAGATATTGATCAATCACCAATAGGTAGAACTCCACGCTCTAATCCAGCAACTTATACGGGAGTGTTTACACCCATACGCGAATTATTTGCTGCAACATCAGAAGCTCGAGCTAGAGGATATAGTGCTGGAAGATTTAGCTTTAATGTTCGTGGCGGAAGATGTGAAGCATGTCAAGGTGATGGCGTTATAAAGGTAGAGATGCATTTTCTCGCAGATGTTTATGTTGCTTGTGATGTTTGTCAAGGCAAGCGTTATAATCGCGAAACTTTAGCGGTGCAATACAAAGGTAAAAATATTTACGAAGTATTGGAGATGACTGTCGAAGAGGCACTTGAATTTTATGATGCAGTACCAAGTATTAAGACTAAGCTGGAAGCTTTGATGAACGTTGGACTGTCGTATATTAAGCTAGGACAAAGTGCTACTACTCTTTCTGGTGGTGAAGCACAAAGAGTTAAATTAGCAAAAGAGCTATCAAAACGTTCAACTGGTAAAACCTTATATATATTGGATGAGCCGACCACTGGTTTACATTTTTATGATATTCATCAACTTCTAAAAGTAATCATGGATCTGCGTGATAAAGGTAATACTGTTGTAATTATTGAACATAATTTAGATGTGATAAAAATGGCAGATTGGCTTGTTGATTTAGGTCCAGAAGGTGGTAGTAAAGGAGGGCAGATAATTTTTGAGGGAACTCCAGAGGATATAATTAACTGTAAAAAATCATACACTGGTAAGTATCTTAAAGATTTACTTTAG
- the pgi gene encoding glucose-6-phosphate isomerase, protein MLFCDDSKKYLKEQNINLKNEFDKDDKRVEKFSLKHQNIYFDYSKNLINDYILKSLLESAEKSSLKDKIKQMFNGAKINSTEHRAVLHTALRDLSSTPLIVDGQDIRQEVTKEKQRVKELVEKVVSGRWRGFSGKKITDIVNIGIGGSDLGPKMVVRALQPYHCTDLKVHFVSNVDADSLLQALHVVDPETTLFIIASKSFSTEETLLNSISAREWLLDHYEDEKAVANHFVAISSKLDKVKEFGIDLEHCYKMWDWVGGRYSLWSSIGMSIAFAIGYDNFEKLLAGAYSVDKHFKETEFSKNIPVIMALLASYYSCTYNSQSQALLPYDERLCYFVDYLQQADMESNGKSVNIAGETVNYQTGVVLWGGVGTNGQHAFHQLLHQGNIFIPVDFIAIATSHHNYDNHQQALLANCFAQSQALMFGQSYDMVYNELLKSGLNETQAKELAAHKVIPGNRPSTTILLDELSPYSLGVLIALYEHKIFVQGVLWDINSYDQWGVELGKKLGKNILKAMNDDSSDEYQNLDDSTRQLIAKVKNK, encoded by the coding sequence ATGCTATTTTGTGATGATTCTAAAAAATATTTGAAAGAGCAAAATATAAACTTAAAAAATGAATTTGACAAAGATGATAAAAGAGTTGAGAAGTTCTCTCTAAAACATCAAAACATATATTTTGATTATTCAAAAAATCTTATTAATGATTATATTTTAAAGTCTCTTTTAGAGTCTGCAGAAAAATCTAGTCTTAAAGATAAAATTAAACAGATGTTTAATGGTGCTAAGATTAATTCTACTGAACACAGAGCTGTTTTACATACGGCGTTGCGCGATTTGTCTAGTACGCCATTAATTGTTGATGGGCAAGATATTCGTCAAGAAGTAACAAAAGAAAAGCAGCGTGTAAAAGAGCTTGTTGAAAAAGTGGTATCTGGTCGATGGCGTGGATTCTCTGGTAAAAAGATTACTGATATTGTAAATATTGGTATTGGTGGCTCAGATCTTGGACCTAAAATGGTGGTTAGAGCATTACAACCTTATCATTGTACAGATTTAAAAGTTCACTTTGTTTCAAATGTTGATGCTGACTCGCTATTACAAGCACTACATGTTGTTGATCCTGAAACTACTTTGTTTATCATAGCTTCAAAATCATTCTCAACTGAAGAGACTTTGTTAAATTCTATTTCAGCTAGAGAGTGGTTGTTAGATCATTATGAGGATGAAAAAGCTGTAGCTAACCATTTTGTTGCAATATCGAGTAAGTTAGACAAAGTTAAAGAATTTGGTATAGATTTAGAGCATTGTTATAAAATGTGGGATTGGGTTGGCGGTCGCTATTCATTATGGTCATCAATTGGGATGTCGATAGCTTTTGCTATAGGTTATGATAATTTTGAGAAATTACTAGCTGGAGCGTACTCAGTTGATAAACATTTTAAAGAAACTGAATTTAGCAAAAATATTCCTGTGATTATGGCATTGCTGGCAAGTTATTATAGCTGTACGTATAATAGTCAGTCACAAGCGTTACTTCCTTATGACGAGAGACTTTGTTATTTTGTTGATTATCTTCAGCAAGCAGATATGGAAAGTAATGGTAAATCAGTAAATATTGCTGGTGAAACTGTCAATTATCAAACTGGAGTTGTACTTTGGGGTGGTGTTGGTACTAATGGTCAGCATGCTTTTCATCAACTTTTACATCAAGGTAATATTTTTATACCCGTTGATTTTATTGCTATTGCAACTAGTCATCATAATTATGATAACCATCAGCAGGCTTTACTTGCTAATTGTTTTGCACAGTCACAAGCACTAATGTTTGGACAATCATATGATATGGTTTATAATGAGCTGTTAAAATCTGGTTTGAATGAAACTCAAGCAAAAGAGCTTGCGGCTCATAAGGTTATACCAGGTAATAGACCAAGTACAACAATTTTACTTGATGAGCTAAGTCCATATAGTCTTGGTGTCTTGATTGCTTTGTATGAGCATAAAATATTTGTTCAGGGTGTGTTATGGGACATCAATAGCTATGATCAGTGGGGTGTTGAGCTTGGCAAAAAACTTGGTAAAAATATATTAAAAGCTATGAATGATGATTCATCTGATGAGTATCAAAATTTAGATGATTCAACTAGACAGTTAATAGCGAAGGTAAAAAATAAATAA
- a CDS encoding IS630 family transposase (programmed frameshift): MPSYSQYFRDIVINKYEEGMTEFELSKFFNIDKRTVVSWIEFYKRTGDYSSKQGVGCGRVASFTDKTLIEQYLIDHPDASALDIKEALAPNIPRSTFYDCLNRLGFSFKKKTPKYKQRKEHERLEYIEKLKEIAQNLLFYIDEMGCDNKLSILRGWSLIGEPSYGEVLAYQTQRRSIVAGYNYADKKIIAPLEYSGYTNTEIFNQWFEEHLCPSLKPKTTIVMDNASFHKSSKLIEIANKFDVQILYLPPYSPDLNPIEKVWANFKKIFRKVNNSFEKFCDAISYVFNKILSD, encoded by the exons ATGCCATCATATAGCCAATATTTTAGAGACATCGTAATTAATAAATATGAAGAAGGTATGACGGAGTTCGAGCTGAGTAAGTTTTTTAACATAGATAAGCGTACAGTTGTTTCATGGATAGAGTTTTATAAAAGAACCGGAGATTATAGTTCAAAGCAAGGAGTTGGTTGTGGCAGAGTCGCTAGCTTTACCGATAAAACATTGATTGAACAGTATTTGATAGATCATCCAGATGCAAGTGCATTAGATATAAAAGAAGCATTAGCCCCTAATATTCCAAGAAGTACATTTTATGATTGTCTTAATAGACTTGGTTTTAGTTTTA AAAAAAAGACTCCAAAATATAAGCAAAGAAAAGAACATGAAAGGTTGGAGTATATAGAAAAACTAAAAGAAATAGCTCAAAACTTGTTATTTTATATAGATGAGATGGGGTGTGACAATAAGCTTTCTATCCTAAGAGGATGGTCACTAATTGGTGAGCCTAGTTATGGTGAGGTTTTAGCATATCAAACACAAAGAAGAAGTATTGTTGCTGGATATAATTATGCAGATAAAAAGATTATAGCTCCATTAGAGTACAGTGGATATACCAATACTGAAATTTTTAATCAATGGTTTGAGGAACACTTATGCCCATCATTAAAACCTAAAACTACTATAGTAATGGATAATGCTAGTTTCCATAAATCCTCTAAGCTGATTGAAATAGCCAATAAATTTGATGTACAAATATTATATCTACCTCCGTATTCTCCAGATTTAAATCCTATTGAAAAGGTTTGGGCTAACTTTAAAAAAATATTTAGAAAAGTGAATAATAGTTTTGAAAAATTTTGTGATGCTATCTCTTATGTGTTTAACAAAATACTCTCGGATTAA
- the greA gene encoding transcription elongation factor GreA, translating into MANDRVPMTPAGEQALRAELDKLKKIERPAIIEAIAEARDHGDLKENAEYHAARERQGIIEGRIKDIESKLSNAQVIDVTKIQANGMVIFGATVTIMNVDTEEETTYKIVGEDEADIDNQKISVVAPLARALIKKEEGDEITLDTPKGKVTYEIVAVEYK; encoded by the coding sequence ATGGCAAATGATAGAGTACCTATGACTCCAGCAGGAGAACAAGCTTTAAGAGCTGAGTTAGACAAGCTAAAAAAAATAGAAAGACCAGCAATTATTGAAGCTATAGCAGAGGCTCGTGATCATGGCGATCTAAAAGAAAATGCTGAATATCATGCTGCTAGAGAAAGACAGGGTATCATCGAAGGTAGAATTAAAGATATCGAATCAAAGTTATCTAATGCTCAAGTAATTGATGTTACAAAAATTCAAGCAAATGGCATGGTAATTTTTGGAGCTACAGTTACAATTATGAATGTTGATACTGAAGAAGAAACCACCTATAAAATAGTTGGCGAAGATGAAGCTGATATAGATAATCAAAAAATATCTGTTGTTGCTCCTTTAGCTCGCGCTCTAATAAAAAAAGAAGAGGGTGATGAGATTACTTTAGATACGCCTAAAGGTAAAGTTACATACGAAATTGTAGCTGTAGAATATAAATAA
- the ftsH gene encoding ATP-dependent zinc metalloprotease FtsH yields the protein MAQNNDNKNNMIKNIIFWILIIGGMLLLFNGINDTNGSSKNINYSTFISKLKDNQISVIDVDGRTITGKTNEGESFVTYAPLLDGSLVNKLEDSNAIVKAKAPEKPNIFLAFLLNWLPMLLIFGFFIYMMVKAGGGSKGGPFSVGKSKAKLLGEDEIKVTLDDVAGVDEAKEEVAEIVDFLREPKKYEKIGGKIPKGVLMVGPPGTGKTLLARAIAGEAKVPFFSISGSDFVEMFVGVGASRVRDMFEQAKKKAPCLVFIDEIDAVGRHRGSGMGGGNDEREQTLNQMLVEMDGFADNEGVIVIAATNRPDVLDRALLRPGRFDRQVTVGLPTVKGREAILKVHMKKVALGEDVRADWIARGTPGFSGAELANLVNEAALFAARESKDKVSMADFEKAKDKILMGSERRSMAMTEKEKRLTAYHEAGHAIIGRLMPEHDPVYKVSIIPRGRALGVTMYMPEGDTVSQSRLVLRGRLCSILGGRIAEELIFGYDHVTTGASNDIQVATDIARNYVARWGLSDTMGTILYDVEDEGPFGGSGGKSVKLSDSTIREVDTEVRKLIATSYAKAKQLLEKNIDILHAMADALMKYETIDALQVDDLMARRPVREPGEYGDSYKPKDAGKVIAPVAPNEDESEIADDSSLKEDL from the coding sequence ATGGCACAAAATAATGATAATAAAAATAATATGATTAAAAATATTATTTTTTGGATTTTAATCATTGGTGGGATGCTACTGCTTTTCAATGGTATTAATGATACAAATGGGTCATCTAAAAATATAAATTATTCGACATTTATTTCTAAGTTAAAAGATAATCAAATTAGCGTTATAGATGTCGATGGTAGAACTATCACGGGTAAAACCAATGAAGGTGAGAGTTTTGTAACATACGCACCATTACTAGATGGTAGTTTAGTTAATAAATTAGAAGATAGTAATGCTATAGTCAAAGCAAAAGCTCCAGAAAAGCCTAATATATTCTTGGCATTTTTGCTTAACTGGTTACCAATGCTACTAATTTTTGGCTTTTTCATTTATATGATGGTAAAAGCTGGTGGCGGTAGCAAAGGCGGACCTTTCTCTGTTGGTAAGAGTAAAGCAAAATTACTAGGTGAAGATGAGATTAAAGTAACTTTAGATGATGTTGCTGGTGTTGATGAAGCCAAAGAAGAAGTTGCTGAAATAGTTGATTTCTTACGTGAGCCAAAAAAATATGAGAAGATTGGCGGTAAGATTCCTAAAGGCGTATTGATGGTAGGACCTCCTGGTACCGGTAAGACATTATTAGCTAGAGCTATTGCTGGTGAAGCAAAGGTTCCATTTTTCTCAATTTCAGGCTCTGATTTTGTTGAGATGTTTGTTGGGGTTGGTGCATCGCGTGTTCGTGATATGTTCGAACAAGCTAAAAAGAAAGCTCCTTGCTTAGTTTTTATCGATGAAATAGATGCAGTAGGCCGTCATCGTGGCTCAGGTATGGGTGGTGGTAATGATGAGAGAGAACAAACTCTTAACCAAATGCTTGTTGAGATGGATGGTTTTGCCGATAATGAGGGTGTAATAGTAATAGCAGCTACTAATAGACCAGATGTTTTAGACAGAGCATTACTAAGACCTGGTAGATTTGATAGACAAGTTACAGTTGGTTTACCAACAGTAAAAGGACGTGAAGCGATACTAAAAGTGCATATGAAAAAAGTTGCTCTAGGTGAAGATGTCCGTGCTGATTGGATAGCAAGAGGCACACCAGGATTTTCTGGTGCAGAACTTGCAAACCTTGTTAATGAAGCGGCTTTATTTGCTGCAAGAGAATCTAAAGATAAAGTTTCGATGGCTGATTTTGAAAAAGCCAAAGATAAAATCTTAATGGGTTCTGAAAGAAGAAGTATGGCAATGACTGAAAAAGAGAAAAGGCTTACGGCTTATCATGAAGCGGGTCATGCTATTATTGGTCGTTTGATGCCAGAGCATGATCCAGTTTATAAGGTAAGTATCATACCTAGAGGTAGAGCACTTGGTGTAACAATGTATATGCCAGAAGGTGATACTGTTAGCCAAAGCAGACTAGTGTTGCGTGGGCGCTTATGTAGTATTTTGGGTGGTAGAATAGCTGAGGAGCTTATTTTTGGTTATGATCATGTAACTACTGGAGCTTCTAATGATATTCAAGTGGCTACTGATATAGCGCGCAATTATGTTGCTCGTTGGGGCTTATCTGATACTATGGGAACTATCCTGTATGACGTTGAAGATGAAGGACCTTTTGGCGGTAGTGGTGGCAAGTCAGTAAAACTTTCAGACTCTACTATCAGAGAAGTAGATACTGAAGTGCGTAAACTAATAGCTACAAGTTATGCTAAGGCTAAGCAATTGTTGGAAAAGAATATCGATATCCTTCATGCTATGGCTGATGCACTAATGAAATATGAGACTATAGATGCACTACAAGTTGATGATCTAATGGCTAGACGTCCAGTGCGTGAGCCAGGTGAATATGGTGATAGCTATAAACCAAAGGATGCGGGTAAGGTTATAGCACCAGTAGCGCCTAATGAAGATGAGTCAGAAATAGCTGATGATTCTAGCCTTAAAGAAGATCTTTAA
- a CDS encoding MDR family MFS transporter yields the protein MDKNKIIAYTIGLVMLIELIDGSALNTALPQIANDLHVNAITLKVAITVYLLALGLFIPASGWISDKIGSKNLLLLSITGFMFSSIACGLSTNLISLVIFRAIQGAFGAFTAPVARLAMVRIYKNDVLTAMSIVAVIAALGPMLGPLFGGAITTHIGWRMIFFINVPIGMIAITLIYLHLPNITSLTLRKFDLKGFIIIGTSIALILFFIDLLIDTHLAHIKWLLLISAVILFGIYIRHAQRLKDDAVINLTIFKDRCFRYFTIISSTSRLLVMGMSFIFPLYLQTKQGFSAFESGLFLMFFLIPAWFVKKFVKRVLAKLHFYKFFIICLCLMATTYLGIGWVFIHFNFLVFALLLSMLGFCFGMFTMISNAGIYNSIQNDNYMSAATVINSSIIQLTNAFAISWVGIVLATFSGISHIDFNSIISLSAFAAVQFIYSIGLLMILVYVVFYRPNNLNSVPIS from the coding sequence ATGGACAAAAACAAAATAATCGCCTATACGATAGGCTTAGTTATGCTTATTGAACTAATTGATGGCTCTGCACTAAACACTGCACTACCACAAATAGCAAATGACTTACATGTAAATGCTATAACTCTAAAAGTAGCAATTACTGTATATTTGCTTGCTTTGGGATTATTTATCCCAGCATCTGGATGGATATCAGATAAAATTGGCAGTAAAAATCTATTACTACTCTCAATCACTGGCTTTATGTTCTCATCTATAGCATGTGGACTATCGACCAATCTTATTAGCCTAGTTATCTTTAGAGCTATTCAAGGAGCTTTTGGAGCTTTTACCGCACCTGTTGCCCGTTTAGCAATGGTTAGAATCTACAAAAATGATGTACTCACAGCAATGTCGATAGTTGCTGTAATAGCTGCGTTAGGACCAATGCTTGGACCTTTGTTTGGAGGAGCGATTACTACTCACATTGGCTGGAGAATGATTTTTTTCATCAATGTCCCAATTGGTATGATAGCTATAACTTTAATTTATCTACATCTACCGAATATAACATCTCTTACGTTAAGAAAATTTGATTTGAAAGGTTTTATTATCATTGGCACATCTATCGCACTAATATTATTTTTTATAGACTTATTGATAGATACACACCTTGCTCACATAAAATGGTTGTTACTAATCTCTGCAGTTATCCTCTTTGGTATATATATACGCCATGCTCAACGTCTCAAAGATGATGCTGTTATCAACTTAACTATTTTTAAAGACCGTTGTTTTAGATATTTCACCATAATTAGTTCAACCTCAAGACTTTTAGTAATGGGGATGTCATTTATTTTTCCACTATACTTACAAACCAAGCAAGGCTTTAGTGCTTTTGAATCAGGATTATTTTTAATGTTCTTTTTGATCCCTGCTTGGTTTGTTAAAAAGTTTGTAAAGCGAGTTTTAGCTAAACTACATTTTTATAAATTTTTTATTATTTGCCTATGTCTAATGGCAACTACATATTTAGGCATTGGCTGGGTTTTTATCCATTTTAACTTTTTAGTTTTTGCGCTACTATTGAGTATGCTTGGTTTTTGCTTTGGTATGTTCACGATGATTAGTAATGCTGGGATATATAATTCTATACAAAATGATAATTATATGAGTGCGGCAACTGTTATTAATAGTTCAATAATCCAACTTACAAACGCATTTGCGATTTCTTGGGTTGGAATAGTTCTAGCAACTTTTTCAGGAATTAGTCATATTGATTTTAATTCAATAATATCACTATCAGCTTTTGCAGCAGTTCAATTTATATACTCTATCGGGCTTTTAATGATTTTAGTTTATGTAGTATTTTATAGACCTAATAATTTAAACAGCGTACCAATATCTTAG
- a CDS encoding pilus assembly FimT family protein, producing MIISKKKGFSLVQTMVVIAIMTILMMAAISSFTFYYKTFAETRLTNLQKLIEYGVIKARTDNKTVIVCAATPDSFDGTGKLDGNSFACANSTSWVDDPIVAFESADGTDIYNGAEDTIIANMPQGHGGHIYVNLAGNPSSIRINPNGFMATGNGNITYCDKSNKYQAALITNLVGRVVYTDSPTKDGGGLYTCE from the coding sequence ATGATTATAAGTAAAAAGAAAGGCTTCTCTTTAGTTCAGACTATGGTTGTTATTGCTATCATGACAATACTTATGATGGCGGCAATTAGCTCGTTTACTTTTTACTATAAGACTTTTGCTGAAACACGCTTAACTAATTTACAAAAGTTAATAGAATATGGTGTCATTAAAGCTCGTACTGATAATAAAACTGTTATTGTATGCGCAGCGACACCAGATAGTTTTGATGGAACTGGTAAGTTAGATGGAAACAGTTTTGCATGTGCAAACTCAACTTCATGGGTTGATGATCCTATCGTAGCATTTGAGAGCGCTGATGGAACTGATATTTATAATGGTGCTGAAGATACAATAATAGCTAATATGCCACAAGGACATGGTGGACATATCTATGTTAACCTGGCAGGAAATCCTAGTTCTATAAGGATTAATCCAAATGGATTTATGGCAACAGGTAATGGTAATATCACTTATTGTGATAAATCAAATAAGTATCAGGCAGCACTGATTACAAATCTAGTTGGTAGGGTGGTTTATACTGATAGCCCTACTAAAGATGGTGGCGGATTGTATACCTGCGAATAG